A single window of Micrococcaceae bacterium Sec5.1 DNA harbors:
- a CDS encoding aminotransferase class III-fold pyridoxal phosphate-dependent enzyme translates to MSRLLQTGINAGSKPLVKVVGGEGSRFILDDGRRVIDGSNTGGPLGHAHPDMVEAVKRAATAPVINEGWFYAEREQAAQELIDVAFAGEHDWVGAVRFFISGSEANDLALSLSQAFTGRTALATRERAYHGMTGLSRDMTVQPHWHGGLSFQRGGTRPVPRTAPVKILPATVRAQYGEPLRDEHLQERLAGAEETLSDVAATIIDYTQGGHYYDAAYQDRVAEAARNAGSLWIADEVVTGLGRHGGNWFAFQGGKSRPDIVTLGKPLGGGAAPAGAVVLSKELVENMKDKTWQTYSTFRGHPMLMAAVRAHLRIVQNEGLVERAARMGDITRRRLIEIAEKHPSVARVDGDGQHWTVELKGTDWRNWYGDTLEAPVASKVAARALEAGAMIGTSGERDSLFLSPALNMPEEDLEGLFQALDHGLDVADETLDRGLLGASTVAGS, encoded by the coding sequence GTGAGCAGACTGCTTCAGACCGGTATCAACGCTGGGAGCAAGCCATTGGTGAAGGTTGTCGGAGGCGAAGGATCACGCTTCATCCTTGATGACGGGCGAAGAGTGATCGACGGCAGCAACACCGGTGGCCCCCTTGGACACGCACACCCTGACATGGTTGAAGCGGTCAAGAGGGCTGCCACTGCACCTGTCATCAATGAGGGGTGGTTCTACGCCGAACGGGAACAAGCTGCTCAGGAACTCATCGATGTTGCCTTTGCCGGAGAGCACGATTGGGTTGGGGCTGTCCGCTTCTTCATCAGCGGCAGTGAGGCCAACGATCTCGCTCTGTCGTTGAGCCAGGCCTTCACGGGTCGTACCGCATTGGCAACCCGCGAGCGCGCCTACCACGGCATGACCGGACTCTCGCGCGACATGACCGTGCAACCGCATTGGCATGGAGGCCTTTCGTTCCAGCGCGGCGGCACACGCCCGGTGCCCCGCACCGCACCTGTCAAAATCCTTCCGGCAACTGTCCGCGCGCAGTATGGCGAACCGCTTCGCGATGAGCACCTGCAGGAGCGACTGGCCGGGGCTGAAGAGACTCTGTCCGATGTCGCCGCAACAATCATCGACTACACCCAAGGCGGCCACTACTACGACGCCGCCTATCAGGACCGCGTTGCCGAGGCAGCCCGGAACGCAGGTTCCCTCTGGATCGCGGACGAAGTCGTCACCGGACTGGGCCGTCATGGCGGCAACTGGTTTGCCTTCCAGGGCGGCAAAAGCCGTCCCGATATTGTCACTTTGGGTAAGCCCCTGGGTGGTGGCGCAGCACCTGCCGGGGCAGTCGTGCTGTCCAAGGAACTGGTCGAAAACATGAAGGACAAGACCTGGCAGACCTACAGCACCTTCCGTGGGCACCCGATGCTCATGGCGGCCGTCAGGGCGCACCTGCGAATCGTGCAGAACGAAGGGCTCGTCGAGAGGGCAGCGCGCATGGGGGATATCACCCGACGCAGGCTTATCGAGATCGCCGAGAAACACCCGAGCGTTGCCCGTGTGGACGGCGACGGCCAGCACTGGACGGTCGAGCTCAAGGGAACTGACTGGCGCAACTGGTACGGCGACACCCTGGAAGCGCCGGTCGCCTCTAAGGTGGCCGCACGCGCGCTGGAAGCCGGGGCAATGATCGGAACCAGCGGGGAGCGGGATTCTCTGTTCCTCTCACCGGCGCTCAACATGCCCGAGGAAGACCTCGAGGGGCTGTTCCAGGCGCTGGACCACGGCCTGGACGTCGCCGACGAGACACTCGACCGCGGTCTGCTGGGAGCATCAACGGTTGCCGGGTCCTGA
- a CDS encoding hydantoinase/oxoprolinase family protein, producing the protein MIRAGVDVGGTFTDVVLIDEATGDITQRKVPSDPKQLEVGIVNGLVRSLGGPEHTEELGFIGHGTTVATNVTLERTGPRVAMLCTRGFRDVLEIARLAKPGTKLYTHKSVMPEPVVARKDCFEVAERINAKGEVVEELNEDDVREALQSIAARGIKALAVCFLFSFRNGEHERRARDIAAVEVPEMEVSLSSEVWPEFREYERASTTTLNCYLRPAAWSYLERLGSAIDETFPQSNLWVMQSNGGLTTPDAAAGLPVRLVMSGPAGGVVGAKYVAAETGLKNLITVDMGGTSFDVALIQDGEPSLVDKQDVMGLPVKGRALDILTIGSGGGSIAWVDAAGQFRVGPRSAGAFPGPACYGRGGVEPTVTDANLVLGYFDPNVPIAGGDLTLDYDAAYQACARLGKELDMSPVEAAWGIRSIVNASMAGAVRAASVRRGHDPRNFALLGFGGAGPLHAVDIAAEMNMREVVIPNVAGCFSALGIAITDAVHDLVNTQSVLASAANSAATVETGFGSLVSQGKEELAASEIPEALQDFEYSIDLRYKGQNSPLNLPLAKPGDLHDAVAAFHKEHLRQFGYSTPEDDVEVVNLRLRALGRIGRRQEVSQEPLALHPAAPESTREISVGANKTAGAGIYNRLSLKAGSSFSGPAIVNSDDTTVVVPPGANCHIDRAGHLRIILEEA; encoded by the coding sequence ATGATCCGAGCAGGAGTAGACGTTGGAGGCACGTTCACCGACGTCGTTCTGATCGACGAGGCCACGGGTGACATTACCCAGCGCAAAGTACCCTCCGACCCAAAGCAGCTTGAGGTTGGTATCGTCAATGGCCTCGTCCGCAGCCTTGGAGGCCCAGAGCACACCGAGGAGCTCGGGTTCATCGGGCACGGAACTACTGTCGCCACGAATGTCACCCTCGAACGCACCGGTCCCCGCGTGGCCATGCTGTGTACCAGGGGATTCCGTGACGTCCTCGAAATTGCCCGGCTCGCCAAGCCCGGCACCAAGCTGTACACGCACAAGTCGGTTATGCCCGAACCAGTGGTGGCACGCAAAGACTGCTTCGAAGTTGCTGAACGTATCAACGCCAAGGGCGAAGTCGTTGAGGAACTCAACGAAGACGATGTAAGAGAAGCCCTTCAGAGCATCGCCGCCCGAGGCATCAAAGCCCTCGCCGTCTGTTTCCTCTTCTCCTTCCGCAACGGTGAACACGAACGCCGCGCACGTGACATCGCCGCTGTCGAGGTCCCAGAGATGGAAGTTTCCCTCTCCAGCGAGGTGTGGCCGGAATTCCGCGAATACGAACGGGCCAGCACCACAACGCTCAACTGCTACCTCCGTCCTGCAGCTTGGTCGTACCTGGAAAGGCTCGGCTCAGCCATCGACGAGACCTTCCCACAGTCAAATCTGTGGGTCATGCAGTCCAATGGTGGACTGACCACGCCGGACGCAGCTGCCGGCCTCCCCGTCAGGCTTGTCATGTCCGGCCCCGCTGGTGGAGTCGTGGGAGCCAAGTACGTCGCCGCCGAAACCGGCTTGAAAAACCTCATTACTGTCGATATGGGCGGCACCAGCTTCGACGTCGCCCTTATCCAAGACGGCGAACCGTCCTTGGTCGACAAGCAGGACGTCATGGGCCTTCCGGTCAAGGGACGGGCCTTGGACATTCTGACCATCGGCTCCGGTGGCGGCTCGATCGCCTGGGTGGACGCTGCCGGTCAGTTCCGTGTCGGCCCCCGCAGCGCCGGCGCATTCCCTGGCCCGGCATGTTACGGCCGAGGCGGTGTCGAACCAACCGTCACGGATGCCAACCTCGTCCTGGGCTACTTCGACCCGAACGTCCCGATTGCCGGCGGCGATCTCACCCTGGACTACGACGCCGCGTACCAGGCCTGCGCCCGACTGGGCAAGGAACTGGACATGTCGCCTGTGGAAGCAGCTTGGGGTATCCGCTCCATCGTTAACGCATCCATGGCCGGTGCGGTCCGAGCCGCCTCCGTCCGCCGTGGGCACGACCCGCGCAACTTTGCACTCCTCGGTTTTGGCGGAGCAGGGCCTCTCCACGCCGTGGACATTGCGGCAGAGATGAACATGCGCGAGGTCGTCATTCCGAACGTGGCCGGTTGCTTCAGTGCGCTAGGCATCGCCATTACCGACGCCGTCCACGACCTGGTCAATACCCAGTCGGTCCTCGCCAGCGCAGCAAACTCGGCCGCCACAGTAGAAACGGGCTTCGGATCTCTGGTCAGCCAGGGCAAGGAAGAGCTGGCCGCCAGCGAAATCCCGGAAGCCCTGCAGGACTTCGAGTACTCAATTGACCTGCGCTACAAGGGTCAGAACTCACCGCTGAACCTGCCGCTGGCTAAGCCCGGTGACCTGCATGATGCTGTCGCAGCGTTCCACAAGGAGCACCTGCGCCAGTTTGGCTACAGCACACCAGAAGATGATGTCGAGGTCGTCAACCTCCGGCTCCGTGCGCTCGGACGAATCGGAAGGCGCCAAGAAGTCTCCCAGGAGCCCCTTGCATTGCACCCCGCAGCTCCAGAGAGCACGCGGGAGATCAGCGTTGGTGCCAATAAAACCGCCGGCGCGGGTATCTACAACCGTCTCTCCCTGAAGGCTGGCTCAAGCTTCAGCGGCCCTGCCATTGTCAACTCCGACGACACCACTGTCGTCGTGCCCCCTGGCGCGAATTGCCACATCGACCGCGCCGGACACCTGCGCATCATTCTGGAGGAAGCATGA
- a CDS encoding hydantoinase B/oxoprolinase family protein yields MISTAVDPITLEVIRNGLLTAADEMKSVVLRTAYSQLWKEAGDLSCALLSTSGECVAQGSADIPIHLPTMPYSFAGMIEKIPVDQMKPGDVYLHNDPFRGNNHLPDFFMLKPVYAGETLLGFSAVRGHFIDVGGNGPGSYSSTAPDIQAEGFRIPPTRIWREGVRNEDLVELLEMNLRNPHERIGDLNAQYAGCNTGEQRLLALAEKYGAETLLQSVEQILDDSETVARKQIEEIPDGVYTFEDYCDGDGIDNTPFKIACSVTVSGGSVAIDFDGTSKQTKGGMNMALSVCFAACVYAIKALTDPDGPANSGAYRAVYVTAPEATVVNVAYPGAVVAGNHETSARVADCVTGALAQALPDRVVAAGAGSSGVLVFGGNVDGEDFIRDEMHASGQGSGQDADGGNAHRVNLAKTGNIPVEAPRDVLPNDGPGELDHR; encoded by the coding sequence ATGATTTCGACGGCCGTGGACCCGATCACCCTTGAGGTGATCCGGAACGGTCTGCTCACTGCGGCAGACGAAATGAAGAGCGTTGTTCTTAGGACCGCGTATTCCCAGCTCTGGAAAGAAGCCGGGGACCTTTCCTGTGCCTTGCTGAGCACCAGCGGTGAGTGCGTCGCCCAAGGCTCTGCCGACATCCCGATCCACTTACCCACAATGCCCTACAGCTTCGCGGGCATGATCGAGAAGATACCGGTCGATCAGATGAAGCCCGGAGATGTCTATCTTCACAATGACCCTTTCCGCGGCAATAACCACCTGCCCGACTTCTTCATGCTGAAGCCGGTCTACGCGGGTGAAACCCTTCTTGGCTTCTCGGCAGTCCGCGGACACTTCATCGACGTCGGTGGCAACGGCCCTGGTTCCTACTCCTCGACCGCCCCGGACATTCAGGCGGAAGGCTTCCGCATCCCGCCGACCCGGATTTGGCGTGAAGGTGTCAGGAACGAAGATCTCGTGGAACTGCTGGAGATGAACCTCCGCAACCCCCACGAACGCATTGGTGACCTCAACGCACAATACGCAGGTTGCAACACAGGCGAACAGCGTCTTCTTGCCTTGGCAGAAAAATATGGCGCAGAAACGCTTCTGCAGTCTGTCGAGCAGATCCTTGACGACTCCGAGACTGTCGCCCGCAAGCAGATCGAAGAAATCCCCGACGGCGTCTACACGTTCGAGGACTACTGCGACGGCGACGGCATCGACAACACCCCATTCAAGATTGCCTGCTCCGTCACCGTGTCGGGCGGCTCTGTAGCAATCGATTTCGACGGCACGTCCAAGCAGACGAAGGGCGGCATGAACATGGCCCTCTCGGTGTGTTTCGCCGCCTGCGTCTACGCAATCAAAGCCCTGACTGATCCGGATGGCCCGGCCAACTCTGGTGCCTACCGCGCCGTCTACGTTACCGCACCGGAAGCCACAGTCGTCAATGTGGCCTACCCTGGCGCAGTTGTTGCCGGCAACCACGAAACCTCCGCCCGGGTCGCAGACTGCGTCACGGGCGCCCTGGCCCAGGCCCTGCCCGACCGTGTTGTCGCAGCCGGCGCCGGCAGCTCCGGGGTACTGGTCTTCGGCGGCAACGTCGACGGCGAGGACTTCATCCGCGATGAAATGCACGCTTCAGGCCAAGGCAGCGGTCAGGACGCCGATGGTGGCAACGCGCACCGCGTAAACCTCGCGAAAACAGGCAACATACCGGTCGAAGCCCCTCGAGATGTCCTACCCAATGACGGTCCTGGAGAACTCGATCACCGATGA
- a CDS encoding hydantoinase B/oxoprolinase family protein, whose product MMAAGEFRGGCGIQRRVRFDSEGWLKIVAERGTVPPYGLFGGGEAAPSQVVLTGADGDAKQLPSKTAPLNVKAGDELFLKCAAGDGFGDLRDRPVGNPQDDVDNAYVSPEITREVYGAEVVSVADRPNGVRFVQRNN is encoded by the coding sequence ATGATGGCGGCCGGCGAGTTCCGTGGCGGGTGCGGTATTCAGCGCCGGGTTCGCTTTGACTCCGAAGGCTGGCTCAAGATCGTGGCCGAGCGTGGAACCGTACCTCCGTATGGACTGTTCGGCGGTGGCGAAGCCGCTCCCAGTCAAGTGGTCCTCACCGGTGCGGATGGTGACGCCAAGCAGTTGCCCTCGAAGACAGCGCCGCTTAATGTCAAGGCTGGAGACGAGCTGTTCCTGAAGTGCGCAGCCGGCGATGGTTTCGGTGATCTGCGCGACCGCCCCGTCGGAAATCCTCAGGACGACGTCGACAATGCGTATGTCTCTCCCGAGATCACCCGGGAGGTCTACGGTGCAGAGGTGGTCTCGGTCGCCGATCGTCCTAACGGCGTCCGGTTCGTACAGCGCAACAACTAG
- a CDS encoding nuclear transport factor 2 family protein, translating into MSSEIEGILSSVNTYLDALYNGDTDLFKTVLHPQVQLSSGTESTLVTMNREQYMDVVSNRPSPASRGDQRRDIIDSITRSSPTSGHARVRNTYAPKRFVDDLILVLNDGHWWIISKTWHYTLNEERSVLGTSGDTAETSAH; encoded by the coding sequence ATGTCCTCAGAAATCGAAGGAATTCTTAGCTCGGTCAACACCTACCTCGACGCTCTCTACAACGGGGACACCGACCTTTTCAAGACCGTGCTCCATCCCCAAGTCCAGCTCTCGTCCGGAACCGAATCGACATTGGTAACCATGAACCGCGAGCAGTACATGGACGTTGTCAGCAACCGTCCATCTCCGGCAAGCCGGGGCGACCAGCGCCGCGACATCATCGATAGCATCACCCGCTCAAGCCCCACCAGCGGGCATGCGCGCGTACGAAACACCTATGCTCCCAAACGGTTTGTCGACGACCTGATCCTGGTACTGAATGATGGCCATTGGTGGATCATCTCCAAGACCTGGCATTACACCCTCAATGAAGAGCGATCCGTACTTGGTACATCGGGAGATACTGCCGAAACATCTGCGCACTAG
- a CDS encoding DUF1989 domain-containing protein — protein sequence MRNSVSLTSETKQETLTTIPSGGHARLRVAFRETLVLTDEDGGQTAQIIPVVAGDHRDRFSSANTMAINKTAFFTNGHIFYSYFCQQMMTIVGDDTGRHSLLPSPLGSLGSPSYTGGQHSQGLLAEVAASLETEPQLMPFPFQAFVQHDLSADGKVSAPRSGSEKGHTLALRADMDLDVAIVNNPFLLAGSPDDRIISARILSTKREV from the coding sequence ATGCGCAACTCTGTAAGCCTTACTTCGGAAACGAAGCAGGAAACTCTGACCACCATCCCTTCCGGAGGGCACGCGCGGTTGCGTGTTGCCTTCCGCGAAACGCTCGTCCTCACAGACGAGGACGGGGGACAGACTGCCCAGATCATCCCGGTGGTTGCAGGCGACCACCGGGACCGCTTCTCATCAGCAAACACCATGGCCATCAACAAGACGGCCTTTTTCACCAACGGGCATATCTTCTACTCGTACTTTTGCCAGCAGATGATGACCATCGTCGGCGACGACACGGGGCGCCACTCACTCCTTCCGTCACCGCTTGGCTCGTTGGGAAGTCCCTCGTACACCGGGGGGCAGCACAGCCAGGGACTTCTGGCTGAAGTTGCAGCCAGTTTGGAGACAGAGCCGCAACTGATGCCCTTCCCGTTCCAAGCGTTCGTCCAGCATGATCTGAGCGCTGATGGCAAGGTCTCCGCTCCGAGGTCGGGTAGTGAAAAGGGGCACACCCTTGCTCTGCGTGCCGACATGGACCTGGACGTAGCCATTGTCAACAACCCCTTCCTACTCGCCGGCTCACCTGACGACAGGATCATCTCAGCCCGCATTCTTTCCACAAAACGTGAGGTATAG
- a CDS encoding urea carboxylase-associated family protein, with protein MESTLVDRAPLKDFVIPARHGLAFEVEQGSTIKFIDVEGQQCADIIAFNRDNLKERMSPFRSVSLAGKIYFTTGDQLVSDDLEPLLTITSDAVCTHDILCGSCSPGMNRTRNGGLGAGKRTCHVNFVEQLRRYNVAPEDIPYSLNIFMNYPIGPTGQMEYATCKSQPGDAIEFRAEKDLVVGISNCPQELTPLNGFNPTSSRIQVFGAQ; from the coding sequence ATGGAATCGACACTTGTTGACAGGGCTCCATTGAAGGACTTTGTCATCCCGGCGCGCCATGGACTGGCCTTCGAAGTGGAGCAGGGTTCGACCATCAAGTTCATCGATGTTGAAGGCCAGCAATGCGCTGACATCATCGCCTTTAACCGGGACAACCTCAAAGAACGCATGTCTCCATTCCGATCTGTTTCCTTGGCGGGAAAGATCTACTTCACCACAGGTGACCAACTCGTTTCGGACGACCTTGAGCCGCTTCTGACGATCACCTCAGATGCAGTTTGTACACACGACATCCTGTGTGGAAGCTGCTCCCCAGGTATGAACCGGACCCGCAATGGCGGTCTGGGAGCCGGGAAACGAACCTGCCATGTCAACTTCGTTGAGCAGCTTCGCCGATACAACGTCGCTCCGGAAGATATCCCCTACTCCCTGAACATCTTCATGAATTACCCGATTGGTCCTACCGGACAAATGGAGTACGCGACCTGTAAGTCCCAACCCGGCGATGCAATCGAGTTTCGAGCCGAGAAAGATCTTGTCGTCGGTATCTCGAATTGCCCTCAAGAACTGACTCCGCTGAACGGATTCAACCCAACGTCCAGCCGCATCCAGGTTTTCGGAGCTCAGTAA